A single genomic interval of Juglans regia cultivar Chandler chromosome 1, Walnut 2.0, whole genome shotgun sequence harbors:
- the LOC108988039 gene encoding protein LONGIFOLIA 1-like, with amino-acid sequence MSAKLLRTITDENQDLHKQIGCMNGFFQLFDRRHFLAGRRRINSHDHKRLLPGQNGSSPATEPDNALQRVKETNPKKLVKEKHGVSTESSKTSLSSSSCSSSFSSLDYKIAQFESSSYNQPSLPETPTRPMNKLPNASLQSRQQSHDLRDVVKDSIYREARTLSVKTCRKEEAVGSTLKYIDSPRPLQLPNSIKPRASGANDSVRILAKLQESRNYKEEKASLKLLSLKEAPRLSYDGRVSQDACKSTIKLKELPRLSLDSRVCSIRGSASETKSNFLLKDLQRRLDNSSNMLNQQQEPESSKRSSTIIAKLMGLEAFQLSALTSENPLGFISSCQTEKSDHFSNSRTTDGNKQNQIPGSPRKSHKDPIQARLKNADHVIRPTSGSRFPAEPTPRRQPDGSQSSQQTGFGHGKATTKASNSCPSVYGEIEKRLAELEFNKSGKDLRALKQILEAMQKPKEALDTKREQASEFASQRSNYSSSLQSSNLASPRKLQNKDPISDTIKGSHSPKSYRPPMAVMKPVKLIRRTSDCASNIIQTESMSRPNKHGDTANGRKVDKLRAKDLAPGSNYLKDHFSSLSCSTDKKTNARTSKSTSALTAPRHVIGENNTSSATVSPRLEQRKLRSQKQSPPTIPSSDSSNAIRQPTRQPMGSNSPGRKLRLRSPRLQQCNDQLSETSSGMRDLSHQGDTISLQSESNISLCSDIDMEVPRTNQSDKINTTFFQQEGKKQKNPTGCIENRLIVEPSIATLEQPSPVSVLDATFYRDESPSPVRKILNAFEDYEAQDPDEGEWVPLDLAQLPKGTKPSFSAYIDDNKSESIRHVLQNLQQINCTEEKPITDYTTALHESTNSDHRYISEILLASGLLRDLDFDSMTIQLQASGHAIDSEVFLALEQTKGSAGLLNDKLSGKKIVKSEHPEKIQRILVFDTVNEILAQKLLLGGPLPKWFSPNKLAGRKPRGQQLLEEMCSAVDQLQNNHLNRSLDEEDDSLRSIISEDLMQQSMDWIDCPCEIPGIVLDLERLIFKDLITEVVNGERAGLKGKPGGRSRKLFSM; translated from the exons ATGTCTGCAAAGCTTTTGCGTACCATAACTGATGAAAATCAAGATCTGCATAAGCAGATTGGGTGCATGAATGGATTCTTTCAGCTCTTTGACCGCCGCCATTTTCTTGCTGGGCGACGACGCATCAACAGCCATGACCACAAGAGACTTCTTCCAG GTCAAAATGGCAGCAGCCCCGCAACAGAGCCTGACAACGCATTACAGAGAGTTAAG GAAACAAATCCAAAGAAGCTTGTGAAAGAGAAACATGGAGTCTCGACAGAATCATCCAAAACCTCTCTTTCATCCTCCTCATGCTCATCTAGCTTCTCCTCTCTTGACTATAAGATAGCTCAATTCGAGTCATCTTCGTATAACCAACCCAGTTTACCTGAAACCCCCACTCGGCCCATGAACAAATTACCAAATGCGTCTTTGCAATCAAGGCAGCAATCCCACGACCTCCGAGATGTTGTTAAAGACTCCATCTACAGAGAAGCCCGTACATTATCAGTAAAAACTTGTAGAAAGGAGGAAGCAGTGGGTAGTACATTAAAATACATCGACTCGCCGCGGCCTTTGCAGCTTCCCAACTCTATCAAGCCCAGAGCTTCTGGTGCCAATGATTCGGTTCGCATCCTTGCTAAACTCCAGGAATCAAGGAATTACAAGGAAGAGAAAGCTAGCCTTAAGCTGTTGTCACTGAAGGAGGCTCCTCGGCTCTCTTATGATGGAAGGGTATCACAAGATGCATGCAAGTCTACCATAAAGCTCAAGGAACTCCCAAGGCTGTCATTGGACAGCAGAGTATGCTCCATAAGGGGTTCCGCCtctgaaacaaaatcaaattttcttttgaaggaTCTGCAAAGAAGGTTGGACAACTCCAGCAATATGCTTAACCAGCAGCAAGAACCAGAAAGTTCCAAACGATCATCCACCATTATTGCGAAGCTGATGGGATTGGAAGCTTTCCAACTATCAGCATTGACCAGCGAGAATCCATTAGGGTTCATCAGTAGCTGCCAAACTGAGAAATCTGACCACTTCTCAAACTCAAGAACAACTGATGGAAACAAGCAAAATCAAATTCCTGGGTCCCCAAGGAAATCACACAAGGACCCCATCCAGGCCAGGTTGAAAAATGCTGATCATGTTATAAGGCCTACCTCAGGATCAAGATTTCCAGCAGAACCAACTCCAAGGAGGCAGCCAGATGGCAGCCAGAGTTCTCAACAAACAGGTTTCGGGCATGGGAAAGCTACCACAAAAGCCTCAAACTCTTGCCCCTCTGTTTATGGGGAAATCGAAAAAAGGTTGGCCGAGCTGGAGTTCAATAAATCTGGCAAGGATCTCAGAGCTCTTAAACAGATACTTGAAGCAATGCAGAAGCCTAAAGAAGCATTAGATACCAAAAGAGAGCAGGCTTCGGAATTTGCATCTCAAAGAAGCAATTATAGCAGCTCTCTGCAAAGCTCAAATTTAGCAAGCCCAAGAAAGCTACAAAATAAGGATCCAATTTCTGACACAATCAAGGGGTCACATTCGCCAAAGAGTTATAGACCCCCAATGGCTGTCATGAAACCAGTTAAACTAATCAGAAGAACAAGTGACTGCGCTTCCAACATAATCCAAACTGAAAGTATGTCGAGACCCAACAAGCATGGTGACACTGCAAATGGGAGAAAGGTTGACAAGCTAAGAGCAAAAGATCTAGCTCCAGGAAGCAATTATCTAAAAGACCATTTCAGTTCACTTTCTTGCTCCACAGATAAGAAAACCAATGCGAGAACTTCAAAATCAACATCAGCTTTAACGGCACCCCGACACGTAATTGGAGAAAACAACACAAGCTCAGCAACTGTGAGCCCCAGACTGGAACAAAGGAAGCTCAGATCGCAGAAGCAGTCACCTCCCACCATCCCATCCTCAGATTCAAGCAATGCCATTAGGCAACCTACTAGACAACCAATGGGATCAAACTCCCCTGGTAGAAAACTCAGACTAAGATCTCCCAGATTGCAGCAATGCAATGACCAATTGAGTGAGACCAGCAGTGGCATGAGAGATTTAAGTCACCAAGGTGACACCATTTCTCTGCAATCCGAAAGCAACATTAGCTTGTGCTCTGATATTGACATGGAAGTTCCGAGAACCAATCAATCTGACAAGATCAATACCACCTTCTTCCAGCAGGAAGGCAAGAAACAAAAG AATCCAACAGGGTGCATCGAAAACAGGTTGATAGTTGAACCGTCAATAGCTACCCTGGAACAACCAAGTCCTGTCTCTGTTCTTGATGCTACATTTTATAGAGACGAGTCACCATCTCCTGTGAGGAAGATATTAAATGCCTTCGAAG ATTATGAGGCTCAAGATCCTGATGAAGGGGAATGGGTTCCATTGGATCTAGCTCAATTGCCAAAGGGCACAAAACCCAGTTTCAGTGCTTACATTGATGATAACAAATCAGAAAGCATCCGGCATGTACTTCAGAATCTTCAACAAATAAACTGTACTGAAGAGAAACCAATCACTGACTACACCACAGCCCTCCACGAGAGCACGAATTCAGACCACAGATACATTTCAGAAATATTGTTAGCATCAGGTCTCCTCAGAGATCTTGACTTTGACTCGATGACCATTCAGCTCCAAGCATCAGGCCACGCCATCGATTCTGAGGTGTTCCTTGCATTGGAACAAACAAAGGGAAGTGCAGGGCTCTTGAATGATAAACTAAGTGGCAAAAAGATTGTTAAATCAGAACACCCTGAGAAAATTCAAAGAATACTCGTATTCGATACTGTTAATGAAATTCTTGCTCAAAAGTTGCTGTTAGGAGGTCCTCTACCGAAGTGGTTCTCACCAAATAAGCTAGCAGGAAGAAAACCAAGAGGGCAGCAGCTTCTGGAAGAAATGTGTTCAGCAGTAGATCAGCTACAGAATAATCACTTGAACAGAAGCCTAGATGAGGAGGATGACAGTTTGAGGAGCATCATATCGGAAGATTTAATGCAACAATCCATGGATTGGATAGATTGCCCTTGTGAGATTCCTGGCATAGTGTTGGATCTTGAGCGGTTGATCTTTAAAGACTTAATAACTGAAGTTGTGAACGGGGAGAGAGCTGGTCTGAAAGGCAAGCCAGGTGGGCGATCCAGAAAGTTATTTTCCATGTAG